Part of the Canis lupus baileyi chromosome 22, mCanLup2.hap1, whole genome shotgun sequence genome, TCAGTGATCTAGCTGACTTAATTCTACCTTCTTGGGTAGAATTAGGGTATGGTGCTGATGGCACACCCCACACATCCATGCACCCAGTCCTCTCAATGAATTTGGCTTGCAACATTTTGTAGCatcacatctctttttttttttttaatttttatttatttatgatagtcacacagagagagagagaggcagagacacaggcagagggagaagcaggctccatgcaccgggagcccgacatgggactcaatcccgagtctccaggatcgcgccccaggcgaaaggcaggcgctaaaccactgcgccacccagggatccccacatcacATCTCTTCTAGGTACTGGCGTATCTTGTAATGGCACCATGAGTTCAGTTCCCCAATTCCTAGGGACTTGGATTTCTATAGTGTCCTGTTCCCAACTGATCAAGGCCCCTATTTTGGATACAATGTCTTATCCTAAAAGAGGAACAGGGCACTCTGGTGCCTAAAGAAAAGAGAgctttatgggatgcctgggtggctcagtggttaagcatctgcctttggctcgggtcatgatcctggggtcctgggatcgaatctgattccctgtgggaagcctgcttctccctctgtctgtgtctctgcctctttctctgtgtctctcataaataaataaaatcttaaaaaaaagaaaagagagccttaataactttctaattttaataattttagtaaCTTTAGTAATCTATTTCACAGGTCAAAGGCTCCAGAAATCTTTTGGTATCTCCTTTTCCTGAGACTCCTTTTATGTTACATTTTCCATAGAAAGGCTTCCCTTTCGGGTGTTCAACCCAGAGAAAGTGACTCCAGTATCAAGCAAAAATTGAACTACTTTCCTCCCACTGCTAAGGTTACCCTGGGCTCCTCGTGGGAGATGAGAATCCGATTGTCTGAAACAACAGAGAGCCCCATGGCCCCAACACATCTCATCTTAAGTGAGTGGCAACTGGAATGATTTGGTTGTATTTATCCCCTTCCTCTTTTGGGGGTGATTTGGGCAATCCCATTTCCAGTGCCCCTCTTGCTTGCAGTATGCACATTGGTTAGACTCTAACGGTGTTGCAGTTTCTTGGTACCATGGTCCCCATTGGGGCACTCACCTATGGTGTCTGCATTTCTTCCCCTGGGCTACCACATGTGGAATGGAGAGCTCCATCACCTCCCTGTTATTGAACACCTTGAAGGTCACCTCTATAAGCTGTGTGGAGTTAGTGTCAGGACTCATGGCAAATTTTTGAAGTTTCAGATGGATATCTGGAGCATGTTGAGATATGAATTAGGTATTGAGTACCACTTGCCTACCTTGGGCCTTGCCTACCTTGTATTCCATTTCAGGCACTCTTGTAGCCTTTCTAAGAAAGCTTCATCTGTTTTCTGCTGCAGCTCTCTTAGTTTGGACCACTTTGCAGATCTTACTTCTTGCATAACTTTCAAAAGCAGACTCCAGAAATGCCCCCAAATTCTTCTTCCCTTCTAAAGAGTTAGGATCCCATTCAGGATCAGCTCCTGATACTGCCTCCTCACTTGGTCTTCTGAAACCTGACCTGGGGTgattcctcctttttaaaaaaaaattttttatgtattttcttttttttctttttcttttttttaatttttaaaatttatttatgataggcacacagtgagagagagaggcagagacacaggcagagggagaagcaggctccatgcaccgggagcccgacgtgggattcgatcccgggtctccaggatcgcgccctgggccaaaggcaggtgctaaaccgctgcgccacccagggatcccaaaaaaaatttttttttaaagattttatttatttattcatgagagacacagaaagaggggcaaagacacaggcagagggagaagcaggctccctgtggggcgaGCCCAATGTGaactccatcacaggaccctggggccatgccctgagcccctgagctgaaggcagatgctcaacccctgagcccccaggtgtccctggggtgATTACGCCTTATCAGTCTCTTCTCTGGCTTTTGTTACTATGGCAGACACTTCTGCCTTAACAAAGCCTGGATGTCTGCCCAAGTTGGGTTTGTGTAGAAAAGATGCCCTGTGTTAGATTCACAGTGGTTAGCCCACAGCCCTTTGGTGTGTGCCTCCCAACTGTGGAAGTCTGAGATTGTAAACCAGACTTGCACATTAATGAGATGTGCGTCACCATCAGGTACTTGCCTTCATGGAAATATTCCAGTCCCAGACTTAAAACTGGTCCCTAATCTAGTGGTGCTATCTGGCAAGGGAGGGTAAAGGGATACAGGAGAAATCAGAGACTGTTGAGGGGTGGGCATTAATAAAGGATTAGGAGTTGGTACAGGTGGGGCCAGAAGAGTTGGGTCTGAGAATCAGGGGAATAAGGTGGGGGTCCCTTAGGTCTTGTGACTGACATAGAGTTGGAGAAAGGgatctagatttttttctagcttaaAGTTCTTCTTCATTGGGATGCCCTGGTggctggttgagtgtctgcctttggctaaggtcatgatcttggggtcctgggatcaagtcctgcatctggctccctgcagggaccctgcttctccctctgcctgtgtttctgcctcttttctgtgtctctcatgaataaataaataaactgtttttttttttttttaaagttcctcttCATCAGATGGATCCTTTAATATGGGAAGCATTTTAGGGATTTTAGTTTCAACCTTCATTTTGATCCTTATTCTGATATAGTGTCATAAACCACTGAACATAAAACTTCTCATTTCCTTGCTCTTTTATAAAACAAGTCCAATTGCAATatagtattaaaatttaaagtttcatTCTCCAGCCACTTCTCTTTATCTTCTCAGGTATGTTGTGGCCAAGCAAAAGAAGATTATCTGCTTTCGAGTAAAGGGGAAAAGCCTTCCAGTGATGTAGGATACAGCCCAACGGGGTCTCCTTTGGGATGGAACTGGTCCTCACCCCTATATTCTGTATTCTTCCTTAGGGTCTCCTCTCTACTCCCCCCTACTCCCCGCCCAAAAAAAGAGGTTTACAGTTGTCCAGTGCTTTCACTACCAAAGCCAGACTTGATTCCCAGTCAGGGAACAAGGAAGCCAGGATGGGGATTCAGACAGAGCAAAAATTCACACagttaaatgaacaaaaacacaCTACACAGATATCAGATCAGCCACACTAAAGATGCCTTGCAATCTCCCAGACCCTAAGTATTTGATGCCAGAACTAGGGTCTGGTGTTCCTGACAAACAGAACCATTCACCCTCTAATCCGTCTCAGATAGATTGCTCCCATTTTTGCTGGGCTGGAATGTCCGAGCCCCTGAGTGGCCAGGTCGGGCCATCTTTTGCTTTCTCCTTCCCTACGAGATTTCTTTGCTGGCTTGCCCAGACTTTGTGAAACAACTCGAATTAACCTCTACCAGCTGTGCTTCAGACCCAGTGATACTCACCTCAGGGAGATGTTTCCTTTGGAGACAAAAGCTTTCTGTGCAGCTGCTGGATTCGGAGGTGAGGTCAGAACCCTGAACGGAGGGGGCGGGGAGTGCGGTCACAGGTACTAAGAAGGAAGAGTCCTCTGAGGAATCCGTCCCAGCCCTGGTGGCCTGAACAGGATAGCCTGAGATGAGCTACTGCTGCCCACTGCTCTGTTTTTGGAAATCAGGTGACCAGAGGATGGGACCTCAGAAGGACGAAGGTCCCATCTGTGTTGCCGATATCTGTGACCAAACTCGaaatatatgttttcttcttggtGAGTGGCAGGTTTGGACTACACTGGATGGAGGTGTCACACAAGggaaactttatttgcagcagATAAGGAGATCATGGGGAATGGTTTCCTAAACCACGACTCTAGGCAGGGATGAACCAGATTCTGTTAATCTGGGGTTTGGGATAAATACTCAGAGGCTATTTCATCATTGCATGTAAAAGGAGGGCATAGGTTTGTGAATGTGCACTTAGAAAACATACCTATATGTGCACCGTATTTTGTTCAATCAGGCTTATGTTCTTCCCAGGGCAGGGATCCTAACATTATAGTGAAGTTGAGGTAACTGTCTAGCTCCTTATGGCTCAGCTGTGCCAGCGTCCCCTTGATGGTTGAATTTTAATTTGTCTCGGCCAGTTGgagcttgtttctttttctcttccagaaatGTACTAGTTTCTAAGAGATAAAATTGAGTTAGGCCCAAGTGCAGGGGCTCCTACCAGTGACATTATCTGCCTCAATTTAAGCcctaaattataaaaatgtgcaTATTCCCTTCAAAGACAGGGCTGGTGGATGCTGGAGTGAGCAGGGGTATAATCCAGTAAGAGGAACCTGGGAGTCCTGGTTGCTGGGGCAGCCCAGGACCTCACACAGCGAGGACAAATGGGGACTGAGATTGGCTAATCTGTGGCTGCCACCTTAGAGTGATTTTCGGGGTGGAGGGTCCCCTCCACACCATAGCTTATGTAGGGATTGGTGTCTGGCTCCGGTACCAGCCCCTTGGACTGCTTGGGCTGCCTGAGGTCAGGCAAAGGGCATGAAGTGCATGCGCATATGTAGCAAAGCTCTGGGATCCAGGAACCTAGGACATGGCTATCATCCTGAGAGGCTGGGTCTGTCTGAGAGGCTCCTGAGGAtgtcaaccttaaaaataaaataaaataaacttaaaaataaaatattttaccagcaaaacaaatttatttgagACTTGCAGAGAAATTACAACTTGGGACAAGCAAACTATAGCAAACCACAGGCAAGTCTGAAGACATGAAGGGAAGGTCAGCTTTTATTAGATTTCAAGAAGTTAAGGAGGGTTGTTTCAGTTAAAAGTTCATTGGAGAATGAACTCACAATTCCTGTGAGAAAAGTGTCCTCCCCCTGTCCTTCCTGTTAGCTCTGCAGGCTGCAGTGAGTGCTACAAGAGGTCCTCCCTTTGGGGCTTCTTGGCTCTATTTTTATGAGGGTTCCATTACCCATTTTCACACTTGCCCCACTTGATCAAGAGCTTTCCTCAAAAGCATTGCTGTTCAAGAGTAAGGTTTTATGCATTTAGTGCTTTTTGTCCTGGTTGTCATGTCCCATGTTGGAGGGAAAGTGCATTGTTTGGAAACCACCAAGGCCACATTTGAGTaatgaggaagggaaggaaggagactcTCAGGCATCTTCCAGCTGAagtctgtaccttttttttttttttaaataaagattttatttatttatttgagaaagagcatgagcggggggagaggcagagggagagagagaagcagaattcctgtgagcagggagtctgacacggggcttgatcccaggacactgggagcatgacctgagccaaagacagacacttaactgactgagccacccaggtgcccctgaagtccGTGTCTTATCGAGGTAATAAGTGTTGGAGATCATCTTGAAGGACTGAGCCAGCATCACCCTATTGGGTATATCAGCTACACAGGGATTTGGCAGACAACAGGTACAGAGTTTAAAATTGATTACACAAAGTAAGAGTAGTCCTCAACCGAGAGCCCAAACCCTTCAGGTAGCCAGCTAAATAGGTCAAGGCTCATAGATCATTAGGTAGAATTCTTTGTAGCCAAAATTTATTGTCTGATTTTGTGCAGGTAGGTATACATACCCAGGGGAATTTACCATGTCCAGCAGGTGGTATTTACTACTGCACAAAGGCCTCCTTGTTCAGCCAGTTAGATCATCAGGGGCTGTGCAATTACCCAAAATTACTGTAGCCAGAAGCCAAGTGGCCATTGTTGGACTGCTGGTGCTTTGGCTGTGGAGTCAGCTAGCTCTGCTAATGTTGGGGAGAGATTTTGGATCTTGCATTTGTTGGCATTGACTCCAATCTATGGGAGAAAGTCTCTTCCTAGGGAGGAAAACTCAGAGTCCTATGTGTCTCCTGGAAGCTCCATTTAAGACAGCCATTGAGGCTCAGTGGAGTGGACCAGTGGGGGGCTTCTGATTTGTTATGCTGGTTAAGACGGACAGTGAAATATTCCAGTAAACATTGACCTCCGTTTGGCCAGCTGTGGGCATTTATGTGCCCCTAGGAAATGCTGTCCACCACAAACATAAATGAAACTGGGTGGACCCTAGAGGACTCCAGCTAAGATCTGGTTATTGACAGATTCATTAGCTGAATGTCTTGACCAACCCTTTCAAATTATGGATCAGAGGAGTTGAGGTGACATTGTATGTGAGATTATCCCTTCCTAAAGGGGCCTTTTCTGAAAACTTCACAAAGGAGTACAGACCTGTTTGTCTTTCCCGTGGGTCAGGGATCCAGATTGTATTCAGGTAAGGAAAAGGAGATGTGGGAGTGAGGGAAGTAGGGTTGACAGAAGTGGAGGCATTCAGCTGAGCTGGTACGGTTACGACTGGGGAAAGATTGAAAAAAGCATGGGAACACCTGGTCATAACAACCTAACTCTATAGGTAACCTCCAAAGGCTGGCAGGTAAATCAGCACAGGGGCATGGGCAACTAAAGAGAAAACAGTTATAGGTAAGGCCAGGGTCCCTCCAACATCATAAACAGATTGGAGTTTCAACAGATCCAACATTCAGAGAGGTTTCTGCCTTTTGCACCAGACAGAGAGATGTAGAGAAGAGAAGAGCACTGTGTTTTCAAGAGTGGGTGGTGGGGTAACAAAGTCAGAAGCAGCAGAACCTGGCCAGGCCATGTTGGGAACGCTGTCTCCTTCAATTGTCATTGGTTTCAATTCCTGGACATCTTTCCTTTCAGGTCACTAGTTTGTGTGAGTCCAGTTGGGGTTTGGTACTTCCTTTACACAGGACAAGTTGAATCCAAGTGTCTAGTCCTTGAAGTGTGGTGGCACCAGTGTTGGTTAACAGTAGCTGATATGGGTCTTTCCAATGGAGTGGAAGAGAGTCTTTCTGGAGATGTCTTTTCCGATAAATGAAGTCCCCAGATTGCAAGATGGGATGTTTAAAAGGGCTTCATCTCCTGGGAGCAGCTGTGAACTGTGCGACCAAAGCACAATTATTTTAACAGAAGCACTTAGGCCTTTACAATATTGAGGTGTATCTCCTTTTATCAACTGTGGGTCAAAGAAGCAGGGATGAGGTGCAATGGGAGTTCTGTTACAAGAACAGATTCTCATTGAACCGATCCAGATACCTACATTgtcatgaaaaatgagaatagtaGAGAAGAGTATCAGAGTTCCAAAGGGATCAGGTGGGGAGAAAAGGATAAATGTTTCAATCTTTGTTGTAAAAGTCCACTTTACCAGATTACCTGAAGTTGCAGATAGCTTCAAGAAGAGGAGAACAGAGGTCCTTTAACTGTGGGAAACAGAATATGAAGGTAGTCAGTTTTCCATTATAGTTTCAGAAATTCTAATGAGTGCAGTGTTGTGATCTTCAGTTGATCAAAACCTGTGTTCTAGAGTACTTGTCAAAGTCTTCCTCGTGAATCTCTTTGATGATAGCACTTCAAACAACTCTCTGTGGCTGACAAAATACTTGCAAATAGCGATGTTTAGAGATCTGAGGGGAGTTCATTGTGTCATTGATAAAGAAATTCGATTATTTCTGTGACAAACATCTCAAGATAACTAGAATTATGACTGATAACAATATACGAGGACATTAGAGATtttggaattttatataatttctaaaacacttttaaaaaaagattttatttattcataagagacacacagagagaggcggagacataggcagagggagaagcagacccgtgcggggaccccaatgtgggacttgatcccaatgtgggactctgggatcaggacctgagcccaaggcagatgctcaaccactgagccacccaggcatccctctagaACGCTtataatacatgcatatataaaacCATATAAAGAAGGCTTAGTAttctttaaagattgatttacttattttagagagagagagagacagagacagagtgctCACActagtggagggagaggcagagggagagaatattcaagcagactgcctgctaaacacagagcccaacagacaCGGCCcagatcccatgacccatgagatcatgactggagccaaaaccaagagttagacactcaacggactgagccgcccaggtgctccttttcttttaattttattttttttaaaaagatttatgtattatttgagagagagagagaagaaggcttaGTATTCTTATTTAACAATGCTGCCCATGTACTATAACATATCAAATAATGCTAATTAGTGTAACATCTCCCcttttatattttccaagttACTTCCAGgtcaaaaagacttcattttagaatttgattttggTAAGTTTATCAAAACTATCAAAAGGTTTTGACCAAAAGCTTGACCAAATAGGATCACAGgccattttaaaacaatatttacttGTCTATTTGATCAATGTGACAATAAAAGATTTAAGGCAAATATAATAGGTTGTTACATCATTGTGGGtaaactttgcttttttaatatcCAGAAGACTTAGTTTACTTGAGTAATCAAAGACCTGATGATAAAGGTTaacatgaagaaattattttgataaaacacaaaatttttgctttttaattagaTTACCTTTCACAATATTTTATCAAAAGCAGACCAATAGTCCTAGAAAACTTTGTCCTTTTAATAGATAAAGGAGAATTTTTAGCTTTCCAAAAGTACCTTATTGGTAGTAAGGCTTAATTTTAAAACCCTTAtaataacaatttaatttttagccAACTTGACCATATATAAAATTCCTTTCTCAAGATTCTTTTTCCATAAAACTTCTACAGTCTTCTATGTCTATTTaggtttttcctatttttctaacaatgaatagatttttttttaaaaagattttatttgagagaaagcacataggcagggggaggagcagagagagggagacatgcTGACTCCccgtcaagacctgagccaaaggcagacgcttagcagacagagccacacaggcatcccctaGCCACACTTTAAATACTTCGTTGTCAAGGGCCTTttctatcactgcagaaagttctatcagaCAGTGTTATGTGAGATCTGACAGGAGGGGGAATTCAGTACTTCACAAATCAGGACACAACAGCAGCTCAGCTGAAAGGTCTCACATTTATTACTGAACCAACCTAGTGGTATAGAGGTATAGTAACAGAGAAAATCATTCCCTTGATAAGACATGTCTATTGGCCAGGTAGGAAGGATGTTTCCATATTGACAGGATAGGAACATGTGATCTCTATGCGGCTTTAATATGCGTGCCAATTATGTTTGCTATTTCATGATGTGCGATGCTTTCTCATAGACCCAGCTTAGTTCTTCTCCAGTGTCTCCTCTTGGGGTTGTACctgattttattaccagttttcatcCGAATCCACTGGGGAATAGGacgattctgcttttgtttcttggccaggAATCGCTTGATTCTGAAAGTCTTGTGAGAAGACATGGCAATCACAGTCAACCACACGCAACCAGGATGGCGGCGGAAAGGAGAGAGCCAATGAATAGATTTTAtgacaaaattacttttttttcttcttctccctcccaaacacacacacacacacacacacacacacacacacacacacacactgatgtCCTTCATACCATGCCTCATCCTATTTTCCTTACTTTTCATATATGGTCATTTTTTTatccttattatttctagtagttctttttaagattttatttatttatttgataggaaGATAGTGCATGcacaccagcagggggaggggcagagagggagggagacacagacttcccgctgagcaggagcccaacaaGAGAGATcttgagctgagctgaaggcagacatgtaaccaactaagctacccaggtgcctccctgGTTGcttgttaaaacttttttttgctGATAATTTCAACTTTATTagtttaaatgttattttctaaatTGCAAAAACTTAGCTTATCTAGAAATGATGTACAGTAGTTGTTACAGGATAATTACACATTTACTTTTAGAGAATAGCTTAATTGT contains:
- the LOC140614171 gene encoding large ribosomal subunit protein eL39-like; this translates as MSSHKTFRIKRFLAKKQKQNRPIPQWIRMKTGNKIRYNPKRRHWRRTKLGL